One part of the Vanessa cardui chromosome 2, ilVanCard2.1, whole genome shotgun sequence genome encodes these proteins:
- the LOC124539957 gene encoding protein obstructor-E-like, producing MLCPDGLHFNPNAQWPAYACGYPQDVPCVGRGVSQPANPTAECAHQYGYFTSPQADPNDCGHYRVCNAGKAFEMFCPTGLAFNPVTAQCDWPELVPTCNVETYIGQQCPPAAFDRNGNPIVTNFKYDGDCYAFYSCMNGHARILSCDPGLAFNPVTNRCEDADRVQCDAKPVVKYN from the exons ATGCTATGCCCAGATGGTCTACATTTCAACCCTAACGCGCAGTGGCCGGCCTACGCTTGCGGTTACCCTCAGGATGTGCCTTGCGTCGGTCGTGGAGTGAGCC AACCAGCGAATCCTACGGCTGAGTGCGCACATCAGTACGGATACTTCACGTCTCCTCAAGCTGACCCAAATGATTGTGGACATTATCGCGTTTGCAACGCCGGCAAGGCCTTTGAAATGTTTTGCCCGACTGGCTTAGCGTTCAACCCTGTTACTGCCCAATGCGACTGGCCTGAACTGGTGCCTACTTGCAACGTCGAaa cttACATCGGTCAGCAGTGTCCTCCAGCTGCATTTGACCGGAATGGAAATCCAATAGTAACCAACTTTAA ATACGATGGCGACTGCTACGCTTTCTACTCCTGCATGAACGGTCACGCTCGCATCCTGTCCTGTGATCCTGGACTAGCATTCAATCCAGTCACCAATCGTTGCGAAGACGCCGACCGCGTTCAATGCGATGCGAAGCCCGTTGTCAAATACAACTAA